The Dehalococcoidia bacterium genome contains a region encoding:
- a CDS encoding MaoC family dehydratase, producing MTQPSAIRPKEGEQPGTPFEAFRAGARLAPMPFTLDAAVVDEYARLLGAELAWYHAPPGETGPLAPATAPALFLLALLYRTFPPVQGLVLTHAAFELLQPWAPGMSISGSGEITETSERRGRQYVSWRAEFSEDAGGRLLTRASNTFTLPRREHQATTPEMRRPGPEPPGGVPVTPLRLKEPTGAMLPGARLELEQGIAISQALIDWYGRLNGDHDVVHYDAPYAAALGYRAPIDHGLMHAAYASELLCQAFGMRWLAGGRYSVKWTAPVYPDDVLFPIAEVAEADGAAAVDRLALEVRCENAQGQAVMVGEASVPIAAG from the coding sequence ATGACGCAGCCGTCCGCGATCCGCCCGAAGGAAGGCGAGCAGCCGGGCACGCCGTTCGAGGCGTTCCGCGCCGGCGCCCGGCTCGCGCCCATGCCGTTCACGCTCGACGCCGCGGTCGTGGACGAGTACGCGCGGCTGCTGGGCGCCGAGCTGGCCTGGTACCACGCGCCACCGGGCGAGACCGGCCCCCTCGCGCCGGCCACCGCGCCCGCGCTGTTTTTGCTGGCGCTGCTCTACCGCACCTTTCCGCCGGTGCAGGGGCTAGTGCTCACCCACGCAGCCTTCGAACTCCTGCAGCCCTGGGCGCCGGGCATGAGCATCAGCGGCAGCGGTGAGATCACGGAGACGAGCGAACGCCGCGGCCGCCAGTACGTCTCCTGGCGGGCCGAGTTCAGCGAGGATGCCGGCGGCCGGCTGCTGACGCGCGCGAGCAACACCTTCACCCTGCCGCGGCGCGAGCACCAGGCGACCACGCCTGAAATGCGCCGGCCCGGACCGGAGCCGCCCGGCGGCGTGCCGGTGACGCCGCTGCGCCTGAAGGAGCCAACCGGCGCCATGCTGCCCGGCGCGCGACTGGAACTGGAGCAGGGCATCGCGATCTCGCAGGCGCTGATCGACTGGTACGGCCGGCTGAACGGCGACCACGACGTGGTGCACTATGACGCGCCCTACGCCGCGGCGCTTGGCTACCGCGCGCCGATCGACCACGGCCTGATGCACGCCGCCTACGCCAGCGAGCTGCTCTGCCAGGCGTTCGGCATGCGCTGGCTGGCGGGCGGACGATACTCTGTGAAGTGGACCGCGCCCGTCTACCCCGATGACGTGCTCTTTCCGATCGCCGAGGTCGCCGAAGCGGACGGCGCCGCCGCAGTCGATCGTCTGGCGCTCGAGGTGCGCTGCGAGAACGCGCAGGGCCAGGCCGTTATGGTCGGTGAGGCGAGCGTGCCGATCGCCGCCGGCTAG